From Asterias rubens chromosome 3, eAstRub1.3, whole genome shotgun sequence, the proteins below share one genomic window:
- the LOC117288037 gene encoding mothers against decapentaplegic homolog 6-like, translating into MTMYNIYSSFLFIFVSTDAQDSRGQPHWCHIAYWEHRTRVGRMYTVFLDSVNIFYELPHGDGFCLRSLTRDERSESVVRTRKKVGCGLTMSRESDGVWLYNRSNFALFVNSPTLDALPPSRTLTVHKLMPGYSIKVFDYAKSQMLEHARRDPEPPDGPTDPHSIRISFIKGWGPRYSRQFITSCPCWLEVILTRPRLH; encoded by the exons ATGACGATGTACAACatatat AGCTCTTTTCTGTTTATTTTCGTTTCTACAGATGCTCAGGACAGTAGAGGGCAGCCTCACTGGTGTCATATAGCGTATTGGGAGCACCGAACACGAGTGGGACGCATGTACACAGTATTCTTAGATTCTGTAAATATCTTCTACGAACTACCTCATGGGGACGGGTTCTGCCTGCGGTCGTTGACCCGCGACGAGCGCTCGGAATCCGTCGTCAGAACTCGAAAGAAAGTCGGCTGCGGCCTGACCATGAGCCGGGAGTCGGACGGCGTGTGGCTGTACAACCGAAGTAACTTTGCCTTATTTGTCAACTCTCCTACCCTGGATGCCTTACCGCCGTCGAGAACGTTAACCGTGCACAAGCTCATGCCGGGCTACTCGATCAAAGTGTTTGATTACGCCAAGTCACAGATGCTGGAGCATGCACGGCGAGATCCGGAGCCCCCGGACGGGCCGACGGACCCCCACTCTATTCGGATCAGCTTCATCAAAGGGTGGGGGCCACGTTACTCCAGACAATTCATCACCTCGTGCCCATGCTGGCTCGAAGTGATCCTTACCAGACCACGTTTACattga